A region of Oncorhynchus kisutch isolate 150728-3 linkage group LG29, Okis_V2, whole genome shotgun sequence DNA encodes the following proteins:
- the fam136a gene encoding protein FAM136A gives MAEAHQARVQKTIEDMVQSLERDHIRKMQGLMFKCSAECCERSTDSMSQVHNCIERCHAPLAQAQGLVTNELEKFQDRLTRCTMHCNDKARDLFDSGAKEPAVRAMMENCVGSCVDDHINLIPSMTHRLKENLDSIPQ, from the exons ATGGCAGAGGCGCATCAAGCTCGTGTACAGAAAACCATAGAGGATATGGTTCAAAGTTTAGAACGGGACCACATCCGCAAGATGCAA GGACTCATGTTCAAGTGCAGTGCAGAGTGCTGTGAGCGCTCCACAGACTCCATGTCGCAGGTGCACAATTGTATTGAACGCTGCCACGCTCCTCTGGCGCAGGCCCAAGGACTAGTGACCAATGAACTAGAGAAGTTTCAG GACCGGCTGACCAGGTGCACCATGCATTGCAATGACAAGGCCAGGGACCTGTTTGACTCTGGTGCCAAGGAGCCAGCCGTGCGGGCCATGATGGAGAACTGCGTGGGAAGCTGTGTGGACGACCATATCAACCTGATCCCCAGCATGACGCACAGACTCAAAGAGAACCtggactctattccacagtga